A genome region from Rhodopseudomonas boonkerdii includes the following:
- a CDS encoding carbon-nitrogen hydrolase family protein → MTEAKHTFVAAMVQMRTGLVPRDSLEQGRHLIREAALAGADYVQTPEVTNMMQTGRAGLFEHLRTQEDDESLKAYRALAAELGIHLHIGSLAVQATPERAANRSFLIGPDGDVIATYDKIHMFDIDLPNGETYRESANYQPGEAAVISDLPWGRIGLTICYDVRFPSLYRALAESGAVFLTVPSAFTQKTGEAHWHTLLRARAIENGSFVFAAAQGGVHENKRATYGHSLIVDPWGTVIAEANGVDPGFIVAEIDPAKVTEARKAVPSLQHGRRFAVSDTKGGPGYLHLVRDAK, encoded by the coding sequence ATGACCGAGGCCAAGCACACTTTCGTGGCCGCCATGGTGCAGATGCGCACCGGCCTGGTGCCGCGCGACAGCCTCGAACAGGGACGTCATCTGATCCGCGAGGCCGCGCTGGCCGGCGCCGATTACGTGCAGACCCCCGAAGTCACCAACATGATGCAGACGGGCCGCGCCGGCCTGTTCGAGCATCTGCGCACCCAGGAAGACGACGAGTCGCTGAAGGCGTATCGCGCCCTGGCGGCCGAACTCGGCATCCATCTGCATATCGGATCGTTGGCGGTGCAGGCCACGCCGGAACGCGCGGCCAACCGCTCGTTCCTGATCGGACCGGACGGCGACGTGATCGCGACCTACGACAAGATCCACATGTTCGACATCGATCTGCCGAACGGTGAGACCTATCGCGAGTCGGCGAACTACCAGCCGGGTGAGGCAGCCGTCATTTCCGATCTTCCGTGGGGCCGAATCGGCCTCACCATCTGCTACGATGTCCGCTTCCCGTCGCTGTATCGCGCGCTGGCCGAGAGCGGCGCCGTATTCCTGACGGTCCCTTCCGCCTTCACGCAGAAGACCGGTGAGGCGCACTGGCACACGTTGCTGCGCGCCCGCGCCATCGAGAATGGCAGTTTCGTCTTCGCAGCCGCGCAGGGCGGCGTGCACGAGAACAAGCGCGCCACTTACGGCCACTCGCTCATCGTCGATCCGTGGGGCACGGTGATCGCGGAAGCCAACGGCGTCGACCCCGGCTTCATCGTCGCCGAGATCGATCCGGCCAAGGTGACGGAGGCGCGCAAGGCCGTCCCATCGCTGCAGCATGGCCGCCGCTTCGCCGTCAGCGATACCAAAGGCGGACCGGGCTACTTGCATCTGGTCCGGGACGCAAAATGA
- the grxC gene encoding glutaredoxin 3, producing the protein MAAAIEIYTRPGCGYCSAAISLLQRKKAEFTHYDTATDPDLRQAMFDRTRPGATFPQIFIGGRHIGGCDDLYALDREGKLDGMIEGATA; encoded by the coding sequence ATGGCCGCCGCCATCGAAATCTACACCCGCCCCGGCTGCGGCTATTGCAGCGCAGCTATCTCGCTGCTCCAGCGCAAGAAGGCGGAGTTCACGCATTACGACACGGCGACGGACCCGGATCTGCGACAGGCGATGTTCGACCGCACCCGGCCGGGTGCGACCTTCCCGCAGATATTCATCGGCGGCCGGCACATCGGCGGCTGCGACGACCTCTACGCGCTTGACCGCGAGGGCAAGCTCGACGGCATGATCGAAGGGGCGACCGCATGA
- a CDS encoding ComF family protein — MDSEATAPRSLPARLRGALHYCRQTIAQSARLALDIALPLQCVACREPVASDGVCAACWSQLSFIAPPFCSRLGIPFVYDPGPDILSMQAIAAPPAYHRARAAVRYDEVARTLVHHLKYNDRTDLAPTMGRWMARAGHELLAEADVLVPVPLHWRRAFSRRFNQSGALAKAIGHASGVPVARDALRRVRPTEHQIGLSRAQRATNVQGAFKVPPERRHEIQGRRIVLVDDVLTSGATSDACARALLRARAAQVDLLVFARVVEIAGSPI; from the coding sequence ATGGACAGCGAAGCGACAGCACCGAGGTCCCTTCCCGCCCGCCTGCGCGGTGCGCTTCATTATTGCAGGCAAACCATCGCGCAATCCGCACGGCTCGCCCTCGACATCGCGTTGCCCTTGCAATGCGTCGCCTGCCGGGAACCGGTTGCAAGCGACGGCGTCTGCGCGGCTTGCTGGAGCCAGCTGTCCTTCATTGCGCCGCCCTTCTGCAGCCGCCTCGGGATTCCCTTCGTCTACGATCCCGGCCCTGACATTCTGTCCATGCAGGCGATCGCTGCGCCGCCGGCCTATCACCGCGCCCGCGCGGCCGTACGCTATGACGAGGTGGCGCGGACGCTGGTTCATCACCTGAAATACAACGATCGAACCGACCTCGCCCCGACCATGGGCCGCTGGATGGCGCGGGCCGGGCACGAATTGCTCGCGGAGGCCGACGTCCTGGTTCCGGTACCGCTGCACTGGCGGCGAGCCTTCAGCAGGCGGTTCAACCAGTCGGGCGCGCTGGCGAAGGCCATCGGACACGCCAGCGGCGTTCCGGTGGCGCGCGATGCGCTTCGCCGCGTCCGCCCCACCGAGCACCAGATCGGCCTGTCGCGCGCCCAGCGCGCGACCAATGTGCAGGGCGCGTTCAAGGTGCCGCCCGAGCGTCGGCACGAGATCCAGGGCCGCCGGATCGTTCTTGTCGATGACGTCCTGACCTCGGGGGCCACATCCGACGCCTGTGCCCGTGCGCTGCTGCGGGCCAGGGCGGCGCAGGTGGACCTGCTGGTATTCGCGCGGGTTGTCGAGATTGCCGGCAGTCCCATATAA
- a CDS encoding methyltransferase domain-containing protein yields MNQPHTAPVLFDRALLRVRQTRAVTQGADTFLLDRVIEDMGDRLQAVLRQFSNGADVATPGTGLGDALKGRVASLAHVDVPDDESKGLGLAPASIDLAVSALGLHVVNDLPGAMAQLRHALKPDGFLIAALPGGDTLTELRQSFAAAEAELEGGISPRVAPMADLRDVGGLLQRAGFALPVVDVDNIVVRYDSAFALMRDLRRMGATNILVERRRTPLRRATLLRMAQIYAERFADTDGRIRATFDIIWLSGWVPHESQQKPLKPGSAKASLADAVRGVRK; encoded by the coding sequence ATGAACCAGCCTCACACCGCGCCCGTCCTGTTCGACCGTGCCCTCCTGCGCGTGCGGCAGACGCGTGCGGTGACGCAGGGGGCGGATACGTTCCTGCTCGATCGCGTGATCGAAGACATGGGTGACCGCCTGCAGGCGGTGTTGCGGCAGTTCAGTAACGGAGCGGATGTCGCCACGCCGGGCACGGGTTTAGGCGATGCGCTCAAGGGCCGCGTGGCTTCTCTCGCGCATGTCGACGTGCCCGATGACGAAAGCAAGGGTCTCGGCCTCGCGCCGGCCTCGATCGATCTGGCGGTCTCTGCGCTCGGGCTGCATGTGGTGAACGATCTGCCCGGCGCGATGGCGCAGCTGCGTCACGCGCTGAAGCCGGACGGTTTTCTCATCGCGGCGCTGCCCGGCGGCGATACGCTGACGGAGCTGCGGCAATCCTTCGCCGCCGCAGAAGCCGAACTTGAAGGTGGAATCTCGCCGCGCGTTGCCCCGATGGCCGATCTGCGCGATGTCGGCGGGTTGCTGCAGCGGGCCGGCTTCGCCCTGCCGGTCGTCGATGTCGATAATATCGTGGTGCGCTATGACAGCGCCTTCGCGCTGATGCGGGATCTCCGCCGCATGGGCGCGACCAATATTCTGGTCGAGCGTCGCCGCACGCCGCTGCGCCGCGCAACGCTTTTGCGGATGGCGCAGATCTATGCAGAACGTTTCGCGGACACCGACGGGCGCATTCGCGCGACATTCGACATCATCTGGTTGTCCGGCTGGGTGCCGCATGAAAGCCAGCAGAAGCCGCTGAAGCCGGGATCGGCGAAAGCGAGCCTGGCGGATGCGGTGAGGGGCGTGAGGAAGTAG
- a CDS encoding (deoxy)nucleoside triphosphate pyrophosphohydrolase → MKMVLVVACALIDADGRVLLAQRPEGKTLAGLWEFPGGKLEPGERPEAALIRELHEELGITVKEACLAPLTFASHAYDDFHLLMPLYICRRWEGLAISREGQNLAWVRPNKLRDYPMPAADIPLIPHLTGLL, encoded by the coding sequence ATGAAAATGGTTCTCGTCGTCGCCTGTGCGCTGATCGATGCCGATGGCCGCGTGCTGCTTGCACAGCGGCCGGAGGGCAAGACGCTGGCCGGCCTCTGGGAGTTTCCCGGCGGCAAGCTCGAGCCTGGCGAGCGACCGGAGGCGGCGCTGATCCGCGAGCTGCATGAAGAACTCGGCATTACAGTGAAAGAAGCGTGCCTCGCGCCGCTGACCTTCGCCAGCCACGCCTATGACGACTTCCATCTCCTGATGCCGCTCTACATCTGCCGGCGCTGGGAAGGACTGGCCATCTCCAGGGAGGGTCAGAACCTCGCCTGGGTGAGGCCCAACAAGCTGCGCGACTATCCGATGCCGGCAGCGGATATCCCGCTGATCCCGCATCTGACGGGGTTATTGTAG
- the argJ gene encoding bifunctional glutamate N-acetyltransferase/amino-acid acetyltransferase ArgJ, whose translation MAKPSPVSPLAPAHVPDMPEIAGVRLGTAAAGIRYKGRTDVLLAVMDKGTTAAGVFTTSKCPSAPVEWCRAVLKGGKAQALVVNSGNANAFTGKTGKASTKLTGDIAAKAVGCKPNEIFLASTGVIGEPLDATKFNGVLDKLYETATPDGWLEAAKAIMTTDTFPKVATAKVKLGKATVTINGMAKGAGMIAPDMATMLSFIFTDAPISAPALQALLKAGVADSFNAVTIDGDTSTSDTLLMFATGAAAAQGAPKITKASDVRLKAFVKALHAILNDLAEQVARDGEGARKLVEVVVEGATTKASARKIAMSIANSPLVKTAIAGEDANWGRVVMAVGKAGEPANRDKLSISFNGIRVAKLGARDPSYDEKEVSEAMKAQKVQIKVALGLGKGRDRVLTCDLTKEYVAINGDYRS comes from the coding sequence ATGGCCAAACCGTCTCCCGTTTCGCCCCTTGCCCCCGCCCACGTTCCGGACATGCCTGAAATCGCGGGCGTTCGCCTCGGTACCGCTGCCGCCGGCATCCGCTACAAGGGCCGCACGGATGTGCTGCTCGCGGTCATGGACAAGGGCACCACGGCGGCTGGTGTGTTCACCACATCGAAGTGCCCTTCGGCGCCGGTGGAGTGGTGTCGCGCGGTGCTGAAGGGCGGCAAGGCACAGGCGCTGGTGGTGAATTCCGGCAACGCCAACGCCTTCACCGGCAAGACCGGCAAGGCCTCGACCAAGCTCACCGGCGACATCGCGGCGAAGGCCGTCGGCTGCAAGCCGAACGAGATCTTCCTCGCTTCTACCGGCGTGATCGGCGAGCCGCTCGACGCCACCAAGTTCAACGGTGTACTCGACAAGCTGTACGAGACGGCGACCCCGGATGGCTGGCTCGAGGCCGCCAAGGCGATCATGACCACCGACACCTTCCCGAAGGTCGCCACCGCCAAGGTGAAGCTCGGCAAGGCCACGGTGACCATCAACGGCATGGCGAAGGGTGCTGGCATGATCGCCCCCGATATGGCGACGATGCTGTCCTTCATCTTCACTGACGCACCGATCTCGGCGCCGGCGCTGCAGGCGCTTCTGAAGGCCGGCGTCGCCGACTCGTTCAACGCCGTGACCATCGACGGCGACACTTCGACCTCCGATACGCTGCTGATGTTCGCCACCGGCGCTGCGGCGGCGCAGGGCGCCCCGAAGATCACCAAGGCCAGCGACGTCAGACTCAAGGCCTTCGTGAAGGCGCTGCACGCGATCCTCAACGATCTCGCCGAGCAGGTGGCGCGTGACGGCGAAGGCGCGCGCAAGCTCGTCGAAGTCGTGGTCGAAGGCGCAACCACCAAGGCGTCCGCGCGAAAAATTGCCATGTCGATCGCCAATTCGCCGCTGGTGAAGACGGCGATTGCCGGTGAGGACGCCAATTGGGGCCGCGTGGTGATGGCCGTCGGCAAGGCCGGCGAGCCGGCCAATCGCGACAAGCTGTCGATCTCCTTCAACGGCATCCGCGTCGCCAAGCTCGGCGCCCGCGATCCGTCCTATGACGAGAAGGAAGTGTCCGAAGCGATGAAGGCGCAGAAGGTGCAGATCAAGGTCGCCCTCGGCCTCGGCAAGGGCCGCGATCGCGTGCTGACCTGCGACCTCACCAAGGAATATGTCGCCATCAACGGCGACTACCGGTCGTGA
- a CDS encoding Bug family tripartite tricarboxylate transporter substrate binding protein: MSSSIRFPSRRSVILGGAAALGALPLISRRASAAEWPTKPVKFVVPFAAGGTTDILARLVAQKMSEEYGQQFIVENKTGAGGNIAAEFVAKADADGYTFLVGTPGTHAINKFVFKNMTYDQVKDFSSVIIIAKVPNLMSVTNSLPVKSVQEFIDLAKSKPDQFFYGTPGLGSTAHLSTELFKSMTGVKLTHVPFRGSAPALTDLIGGRVQLMIDNLPAAQPFAEGNQIRPLAVSTATRWEPMKDIPTIAEAGVPGYDAASWFTITSPAKTSKEIVAKLNASTDKYIKSDEGKARLIKLGADPVGGSPAEMDAYVQSESEKWGKVAQFAGIKPE, encoded by the coding sequence ATGTCGTCGTCGATTCGCTTTCCGTCCCGTCGTTCCGTGATTCTCGGTGGCGCAGCCGCTCTTGGCGCCCTGCCGCTCATCAGCCGCCGCGCCAGCGCCGCAGAATGGCCGACCAAGCCGGTCAAATTCGTCGTGCCTTTTGCGGCCGGCGGCACCACCGACATTCTCGCCCGTCTCGTCGCGCAGAAGATGTCGGAAGAGTACGGCCAGCAGTTCATCGTCGAGAACAAGACCGGCGCCGGCGGCAATATCGCGGCCGAGTTCGTCGCCAAGGCGGATGCCGACGGCTACACGTTCCTGGTCGGCACGCCCGGCACCCATGCGATCAACAAGTTCGTGTTTAAGAACATGACTTACGATCAGGTGAAGGACTTCTCGTCCGTCATCATCATCGCCAAGGTGCCGAACCTGATGTCGGTGACCAACTCGCTGCCCGTCAAGTCGGTGCAGGAATTCATCGATCTCGCCAAGTCGAAGCCAGACCAGTTCTTCTATGGCACGCCGGGCCTCGGCTCGACGGCTCACCTTTCCACCGAACTGTTCAAGTCGATGACCGGCGTGAAGCTGACCCATGTGCCGTTCCGCGGCAGCGCGCCCGCGCTGACAGACCTGATCGGTGGCCGTGTCCAGCTGATGATCGACAATCTGCCGGCAGCGCAGCCCTTCGCCGAAGGCAACCAGATCCGTCCGCTCGCGGTTTCGACAGCCACGCGCTGGGAGCCGATGAAGGACATCCCGACCATCGCCGAAGCCGGCGTCCCCGGCTACGACGCCGCCTCGTGGTTCACGATCACCTCTCCCGCCAAGACGTCGAAGGAGATCGTCGCCAAGCTCAATGCCTCGACCGACAAATACATCAAGTCGGATGAGGGCAAGGCACGCCTGATCAAACTCGGCGCCGATCCCGTTGGTGGCTCGCCGGCCGAGATGGATGCCTATGTCCAGTCGGAATCCGAGAAGTGGGGCAAGGTCGCCCAGTTCGCCGGCATCAAACCGGAATAA
- a CDS encoding MFS transporter produces the protein MLLAGHLTCHEDHPVHRPEATTKHPLDALNFFLADVRDGLGPYLAIYLLTVQKWDEASIGAVMSVAAITGILAQTPAGALIDRTTAKRAAVIVAAVIVTVGSVVLPLYSSFLFVATTQALTGIAAAVFAPALAAITLGIVGPRAFAKRIGRNEAFNHAGNAVAAALAGGLAYMFGPVVVFWLMAAMAIASIAAMLAIPADAIDHEVARGLHESEQANGRSNDHPSGFRVLLTCRPLLIFATATVLFHFSNAAMLPLVGQKLALVNNALGTTLMSACIVAAQLVMVPVAMLVGHKADTWGRKPIFACALAVLIVRGVLYPLSDNPYWLVGVQLLDGIGAGIYGALFPLVVADLTLGTGHFNVSQGAIATAAGLGGALSTFVAGVIVVAAGYSAAFLTLAGVAAFGLILFIILMPETRPNGACHRRLVPNA, from the coding sequence ATGTTGCTTGCCGGGCACCTCACGTGCCATGAGGACCATCCTGTGCATCGCCCCGAAGCGACGACCAAACATCCACTCGACGCACTCAATTTCTTCCTCGCCGATGTGCGCGACGGGCTCGGTCCCTATCTCGCGATCTATCTTCTGACGGTGCAGAAATGGGACGAAGCCTCCATCGGCGCTGTGATGTCGGTGGCGGCCATTACCGGCATTCTCGCGCAGACGCCCGCCGGCGCGCTGATCGACAGGACGACAGCCAAACGTGCGGCAGTCATTGTCGCCGCCGTCATCGTCACGGTCGGCTCCGTCGTGTTGCCGCTCTATTCCAGCTTCCTGTTCGTTGCGACGACCCAGGCCCTGACCGGGATCGCTGCGGCCGTCTTCGCACCGGCATTGGCGGCGATCACGCTGGGCATCGTCGGTCCCCGCGCTTTCGCCAAACGCATCGGCCGCAACGAAGCGTTCAACCATGCGGGCAATGCGGTCGCCGCGGCGCTCGCTGGCGGCCTGGCTTATATGTTCGGCCCCGTCGTCGTGTTTTGGCTAATGGCGGCGATGGCGATCGCCAGCATTGCGGCGATGCTGGCGATTCCCGCCGATGCGATCGACCATGAGGTCGCGCGCGGCTTGCACGAAAGCGAACAGGCGAACGGCCGAAGCAACGATCACCCCTCTGGCTTCCGTGTGCTGCTCACCTGCAGGCCCTTGCTGATCTTCGCCACCGCGACCGTGCTGTTCCATTTCTCCAATGCGGCGATGCTGCCGCTGGTCGGACAGAAGCTGGCACTGGTGAACAATGCACTCGGCACGACATTGATGTCGGCCTGTATCGTCGCCGCACAACTGGTGATGGTGCCCGTCGCCATGCTGGTCGGCCACAAGGCCGACACGTGGGGCCGCAAGCCCATCTTTGCCTGTGCGCTTGCGGTACTGATCGTGCGCGGTGTGCTCTACCCGCTGAGTGACAATCCCTATTGGCTGGTTGGCGTGCAGCTGCTCGACGGCATCGGCGCCGGCATTTACGGCGCCTTGTTTCCCCTGGTCGTCGCCGATCTCACACTGGGGACCGGCCACTTCAATGTGAGCCAGGGCGCAATCGCCACTGCGGCAGGTCTGGGCGGAGCGCTTAGTACTTTCGTCGCAGGTGTCATCGTCGTCGCCGCGGGCTATAGCGCTGCTTTCCTGACGCTTGCCGGCGTCGCTGCATTCGGACTCATTCTGTTCATCATCCTGATGCCGGAAACGCGACCAAACGGCGCATGTCATCGCCGTTTGGTACCAAATGCTTAA
- a CDS encoding TAXI family TRAP transporter solute-binding subunit — protein MFKRFRKTTIAAAVIATAGLAGAAIAQQKTMAIGTGGTGGVYYPLGGAIANVLSKTLPNTQATAEVTGGSVDNLKLIASGQSEMGFSMADAALDAFKGEDKFKSGKVPLRTLLVVYPNRMHVVTVEGTGIEKFSDLKGKRVSTGSPGSATEVMAFRVIEAGGLDKDKDLKRERLGVAESVNALKDRKIDAFFWVGGVPTAAVTDLAATPGMKIKMIDHADLAEKMNAKYGKLYSASTISKSIYPGMDKDNANTEVWNIIVTNDKMSDDDAYNIVKTLVEKKADIVAVHKEAESFSLDNQVQDRSPVPFHPGALKYFKEKGIGK, from the coding sequence ATGTTCAAGCGTTTCAGGAAGACGACCATCGCCGCGGCCGTGATCGCCACCGCCGGCCTCGCCGGCGCGGCCATCGCGCAGCAGAAGACCATGGCCATCGGCACCGGCGGCACCGGCGGTGTGTACTATCCGCTCGGCGGCGCCATCGCCAATGTGCTGTCCAAGACCCTGCCGAACACGCAGGCGACGGCGGAAGTCACCGGCGGCTCCGTCGATAATCTCAAGCTGATCGCCTCCGGCCAGAGCGAGATGGGCTTCAGCATGGCCGATGCCGCGCTCGACGCCTTCAAGGGTGAAGACAAGTTCAAGAGCGGCAAGGTTCCGCTGCGCACGCTGCTGGTGGTCTATCCGAACCGCATGCATGTGGTGACGGTGGAAGGCACGGGCATCGAGAAATTCAGCGACCTGAAGGGCAAGCGCGTTTCCACGGGATCGCCGGGCAGCGCCACCGAAGTGATGGCCTTCCGCGTCATCGAAGCCGGCGGCCTCGACAAGGACAAGGACCTGAAGCGCGAGCGCCTCGGTGTCGCCGAGAGCGTCAACGCCCTCAAGGACCGCAAGATCGACGCCTTCTTCTGGGTCGGCGGCGTGCCGACGGCCGCGGTGACCGACCTTGCCGCCACGCCCGGCATGAAGATCAAGATGATCGACCATGCCGATCTTGCCGAGAAGATGAACGCCAAATACGGCAAGCTGTATTCGGCCTCGACCATCAGCAAGAGCATCTATCCCGGTATGGATAAGGACAATGCCAATACCGAGGTCTGGAACATCATCGTCACCAACGACAAGATGAGCGACGACGATGCCTACAACATCGTCAAGACGCTGGTGGAAAAGAAGGCCGATATCGTCGCCGTGCACAAGGAAGCCGAGAGCTTCTCGCTCGACAACCAGGTGCAGGATCGCTCGCCGGTGCCTTTCCATCCGGGCGCGCTGAAGTACTTCAAGGAGAAAGGCATCGGCAAGTAA
- a CDS encoding TAXI family TRAP transporter solute-binding subunit, with translation MKWTAVCVALLGIACVASPATAQDKTIAIATGGTGGIFYPLGGGLANLLSKKLPHTQATGEVTGGSVDNIKLLETGQADLGFMTGDVASDAIKGENKFKKPVPLRTIVAVYSSPVHVVTISGTGIETFADLKGKRISGGAPGSASEAQTFRLLEAAGLDKDKDVKRERLSVAESAAALKDRKIDAFFWGGGVPTAAVVDLAATPGVHIKLIEIDHLLEPIVKKYGQIFAASVIPAGSYPGQTTDSKGFAAWNQIMATDKMPDETAYAITKAIFENKADLVAVHKEAENINLATQTPAQSPAPYHPGTLKYLREVGAVK, from the coding sequence ATGAAATGGACGGCAGTCTGCGTTGCTTTGCTTGGCATCGCCTGCGTGGCGAGCCCGGCTACGGCGCAGGACAAGACCATCGCAATCGCGACGGGGGGCACCGGCGGAATCTTCTACCCGCTCGGCGGCGGCCTCGCGAACCTGCTGTCCAAAAAGCTCCCGCACACCCAGGCCACCGGCGAGGTGACCGGCGGCAGCGTCGATAACATCAAGCTGCTGGAAACCGGCCAGGCCGATCTTGGCTTCATGACCGGCGACGTCGCCTCCGATGCCATCAAGGGCGAGAACAAGTTCAAGAAGCCGGTGCCGCTGCGTACCATCGTCGCTGTCTATTCCAGTCCTGTCCACGTGGTGACGATCTCCGGCACCGGGATCGAGACATTCGCCGACCTCAAGGGCAAGCGCATTTCCGGCGGTGCGCCGGGCAGCGCGTCGGAAGCGCAGACATTCCGGCTGCTGGAAGCCGCCGGCCTCGACAAGGACAAGGACGTGAAGCGCGAGCGCTTGTCCGTGGCGGAATCCGCTGCTGCGTTGAAGGACCGCAAGATCGACGCCTTCTTCTGGGGCGGCGGCGTGCCGACCGCTGCCGTGGTCGACCTCGCGGCGACGCCGGGCGTGCATATCAAGCTGATCGAGATCGACCATCTGCTCGAACCGATCGTGAAAAAATACGGCCAGATCTTCGCTGCGAGCGTGATCCCGGCCGGCAGCTATCCCGGCCAGACCACCGACAGCAAGGGCTTTGCCGCCTGGAACCAGATCATGGCCACCGACAAGATGCCGGACGAGACGGCCTATGCGATCACCAAGGCGATCTTCGAGAACAAGGCCGATCTCGTCGCCGTGCATAAGGAAGCCGAGAACATCAATCTCGCCACGCAGACCCCGGCGCAATCGCCGGCGCCGTATCACCCCGGCACGCTCAAATATCTCAGGGAAGTCGGCGCGGTGAAATGA